In the genome of Clostridium cylindrosporum DSM 605, one region contains:
- a CDS encoding RrF2 family transcriptional regulator: MKISTKGRYGLEALLDIAIFGNGDSVSLKTISSRQGISQKYLEHIFIALKKKEIVISLRGGQGGYRISRPLNEVTIGEVLRALEGSLSPVKCISENTNGKCEFYDKCITKDVWVDIKTAVDDAVDSITLKDLVEEYSRLNDENVHNYIEYFI, encoded by the coding sequence ATGAAAATATCTACAAAGGGAAGGTATGGTCTTGAGGCTTTACTTGATATAGCTATATTTGGAAATGGAGATAGCGTATCCTTAAAGACTATTTCAAGTAGACAAGGGATTTCCCAAAAATATTTAGAGCATATCTTTATAGCGCTTAAGAAAAAGGAAATAGTTATTAGTCTTAGAGGGGGGCAAGGAGGTTATAGAATCTCAAGACCCCTTAATGAAGTTACAATAGGTGAAGTATTAAGAGCACTTGAAGGATCATTATCACCTGTAAAGTGCATTTCAGAAAACACCAATGGAAAATGTGAATTTTATGATAAGTGTATAACAAAGGACGTATGGGTAGACATAAAAACTGCAGTAGACGATGCTGTTGATAGTATAACTTTAAAGGATTTAGTAGAAGAATATAGCAGGTTAAATGATGAAAACGTGCATAATTATATTGAATACTTTATCTAA
- the trpA gene encoding tryptophan synthase subunit alpha, with translation MSKNRIESLFETLKEKNKKAFVAYLMSGENSLEKTKQDVLKLEELGADLIELGVPFSDPAADGEIIQKAGIKALKNGVSIKDVLSLTADIRKSSQIPIVIMTYLNPILSLGVEEFFLKASEAGVDGVIIPDVPIEESSIVKDEADKRGISFIPLVTLTSTVERIEKICNLASGFVYSVNILGVTGKMDKISSGATELLQRVKSISSVPVLAGFGVSTPEKAREMKKNCDGVIVGSQIIKLINENKFQDIKKLIDA, from the coding sequence ATGAGCAAAAATAGGATAGAGAGCCTTTTTGAGACTCTAAAAGAGAAAAATAAAAAAGCATTTGTTGCATATCTTATGTCAGGTGAGAATTCACTTGAGAAAACAAAACAAGACGTATTAAAACTTGAAGAATTGGGAGCAGATTTAATTGAGCTTGGAGTACCATTTTCAGATCCAGCAGCTGATGGTGAAATCATACAAAAAGCAGGAATAAAAGCACTTAAAAATGGGGTGTCCATAAAAGATGTTTTAAGTTTAACTGCTGATATTAGAAAATCAAGCCAAATTCCAATAGTTATAATGACATACCTAAATCCAATTCTTTCACTAGGTGTTGAAGAATTCTTTTTAAAGGCTTCAGAAGCAGGAGTGGACGGAGTAATTATTCCAGATGTTCCTATTGAAGAGTCTTCAATTGTTAAAGATGAAGCTGATAAAAGAGGAATATCATTTATTCCACTTGTTACTTTAACATCAACTGTGGAGAGAATAGAGAAAATATGTAACTTAGCAAGTGGATTTGTTTATTCAGTTAATATACTTGGAGTTACAGGCAAAATGGATAAAATATCAAGTGGTGCGACAGAGTTATTACAAAGGGTAAAATCAATTTCAAGTGTACCTGTACTTGCAGGATTTGGGGTATCTACTCCAGAAAAAGCACGTGAAATGAAAAAGAATTGTGATGGTGTTATAGTTGGAAGTCAAATCATAAAACTTATAAATGAAAATAAATTTCAGGATATTAAAAAGTTAATTGATGCATAA
- the trpB gene encoding tryptophan synthase subunit beta, with protein sequence MKDYNYPKEGYYGEFGGRFVPEVLIKPVLELEKIYKEIKSDEEFIKEFEYYLKNYVGRETPLYYAENLTKYAGGAKIYLKREDLNHTGAHKINNALGQCLMTKRMGKKKVVAETGAGQHGVATATACALIGLECKVFMGEEDVKRQALNVFRMRMLGAEVVEVTSGNGTLKDAVNEALRYWVECSEDTHYCIGSVVGPHPFPEIVRDFQSIIGKESKKQILEAEGKLPDAIVACVGGGSNSIGIFHPFIKDAEVALYGVEPGGLGPDKHAATVAYGRVGVLHGSKMLLIQDENGQIIEPYSISAGLDYPGVGPEHCLLAKTDRAKYVIATDDDAIEGFKTLTKLEGIIPAIESAHAVDYAVKLAKTMDKDKIIIICLSGRGDKDVERLSYLVEEENEQK encoded by the coding sequence ATGAAAGATTATAACTATCCAAAAGAAGGATACTATGGTGAATTTGGTGGAAGATTTGTTCCTGAGGTTCTAATTAAGCCTGTTCTAGAACTTGAGAAAATTTATAAAGAAATTAAAAGTGATGAGGAATTTATTAAAGAATTTGAATACTATTTAAAAAACTATGTTGGTAGAGAAACTCCACTATACTATGCTGAAAACCTAACAAAATATGCAGGTGGGGCTAAGATATATCTAAAAAGAGAAGATCTTAATCATACAGGGGCACATAAAATTAATAATGCACTAGGACAATGTCTAATGACCAAAAGAATGGGTAAGAAGAAGGTTGTTGCTGAAACTGGTGCAGGACAACATGGAGTTGCTACAGCTACTGCATGTGCACTGATCGGTCTTGAATGTAAGGTTTTCATGGGAGAAGAGGATGTAAAAAGACAAGCACTAAACGTATTTAGAATGAGAATGCTTGGTGCAGAGGTTGTAGAGGTAACATCAGGTAATGGAACACTTAAAGATGCTGTTAATGAAGCTTTAAGATATTGGGTAGAATGTTCAGAGGATACTCATTATTGTATAGGAAGTGTAGTAGGACCTCATCCATTCCCAGAGATAGTTAGAGACTTCCAAAGTATAATTGGTAAAGAATCAAAGAAACAAATATTAGAGGCAGAGGGAAAACTGCCTGACGCAATTGTGGCATGTGTGGGAGGTGGAAGTAATTCAATAGGAATTTTTCACCCATTTATTAAGGATGCTGAAGTTGCACTTTATGGAGTTGAGCCTGGAGGGTTAGGGCCTGATAAACACGCTGCTACTGTAGCATATGGTAGAGTTGGAGTACTTCATGGTTCTAAGATGTTATTAATTCAAGATGAAAATGGTCAAATAATAGAGCCATATTCAATATCAGCAGGACTTGACTATCCAGGAGTTGGACCAGAACACTGCTTACTTGCAAAAACTGATAGAGCGAAATATGTAATTGCTACAGATGATGATGCAATAGAAGGATTCAAAACATTAACGAAGCTTGAGGGAATTATTCCAGCTATAGAATCTGCTCATGCAGTAGATTATGCAGTGAAACTTGCTAAGACAATGGATAAAGATAAAATTATAATAATTTGCTTATCAGGTAGAGGTGATAAGGACGTTGAAAGGTTAAGTTATTTAGTGGAGGAAGAAAATGAGCAAAAATAG
- a CDS encoding phosphoribosylanthranilate isomerase produces MCNTLVKVCGIKSPEIGKCVYAAGGDAIGLVFAKSKRQLTLSEAVNISKDLPKDILKIGVFVNEPIESLMNYVNKVGLDIVQLHGDESKEYCEKIKLPVIKAFSIKERSDIEKAYEYRNLYGYLFDAKCEKYRGGEGKVFDWDMLKDLPTYIKDRLILAGGLNISNVEEAIREVNPFMIDVSSGVEINYNKDEALIKEFISLVKETK; encoded by the coding sequence ATGTGTAATACTCTAGTTAAGGTATGCGGAATAAAAAGTCCTGAAATAGGAAAATGTGTATATGCCGCAGGTGGAGATGCTATAGGACTTGTGTTTGCTAAAAGTAAAAGACAGTTAACACTTAGTGAAGCAGTTAACATTTCAAAGGACTTACCAAAGGATATTTTGAAAATTGGAGTTTTTGTAAACGAACCAATAGAATCTCTTATGAACTATGTAAATAAGGTAGGACTTGATATAGTTCAGCTTCATGGAGACGAAAGTAAGGAATACTGCGAAAAAATCAAACTTCCAGTTATTAAGGCTTTTTCAATTAAAGAAAGATCTGATATAGAAAAGGCATATGAATACAGGAACCTTTATGGATATTTATTCGATGCAAAATGCGAAAAATACAGAGGTGGAGAAGGAAAAGTCTTTGATTGGGATATGCTAAAGGATTTACCTACCTATATAAAGGATAGGTTAATCCTAGCAGGAGGACTTAACATTTCAAATGTAGAGGAAGCAATTAGGGAAGTAAATCCCTTTATGATTGATGTAAGTTCAGGTGTTGAGATAAACTATAATAAAGATGAGGCTTTAATTAAGGAATTTATATCATTAGTTAAAGAAACTAAGTAG
- the trpC gene encoding indole-3-glycerol phosphate synthase TrpC → MRNILDEIIEYKKSIVEAFKRKPISFVEKVKNNPYVSIISEVKRASPSKGDLNINLDPRTLSSEYERLGATAVSVLTDSKYFKGSFEDLRMVRESVNIPVLCKDFVIDKVQIDYAKLTGADIILLIVAALSDESLKELYDYARSLDLDVIVEVHNEEEVKRALKISPRIIGVNNRDLKTFKTDISITLKLAQMIKESGAILISESGITSKEDIETLSKAKIDAVLVGEGFVKSNNLDESFNGLRIEKNV, encoded by the coding sequence ATGAGAAATATATTAGATGAAATAATTGAATACAAAAAAAGCATAGTTGAAGCATTTAAAAGAAAGCCTATTTCCTTTGTAGAAAAGGTTAAAAACAATCCATATGTAAGTATAATATCTGAGGTTAAAAGAGCATCTCCATCAAAGGGAGATTTGAATATAAATCTTGACCCGAGAACACTATCTAGTGAATATGAAAGACTTGGAGCTACAGCAGTATCAGTTTTAACAGATAGTAAGTATTTTAAAGGTTCATTTGAAGATTTAAGAATGGTTCGTGAAAGTGTTAATATTCCTGTACTTTGCAAGGATTTCGTTATAGATAAGGTTCAAATTGATTATGCAAAGCTAACAGGTGCAGATATAATACTTTTAATAGTCGCTGCACTTAGTGATGAATCATTAAAGGAACTTTACGATTACGCAAGAAGCTTGGATTTAGATGTTATAGTTGAAGTTCATAATGAAGAGGAAGTTAAAAGGGCTCTTAAGATTTCACCAAGAATTATAGGAGTTAATAACAGGGACTTAAAAACATTTAAGACAGATATAAGTATAACGTTAAAGTTAGCCCAAATGATTAAAGAATCTGGTGCTATATTAATAAGTGAAAGTGGAATTACAAGTAAAGAGGATATAGAAACTTTAAGCAAAGCTAAAATAGATGCAGTTCTTGTTGGGGAAGGATTTGTAAAGTCAAATAATTTAGATGAAAGTTTTAATGGATTAAGGATAGAAAAAAATGTGTAA
- the trpD gene encoding anthranilate phosphoribosyltransferase, with the protein MGILREYLLKISEKNDLSFEEAKEVSKHILSGDVTEAEIGAFLLSLRTKGEIDNEIAGMASGMREVGTRFKGVNGFIIDNCGTGGDNLGTFNISTTASFVLAGAGLKVAKHGNRSISSKSGSSDLLSELGVKIDLDASRIENILEEVGIVFLFAPKMHPLMKNVMQTRVNLQVPTVFNLLGPLTNPFDLDGQLLGIYRRELVPKIASILSILGRKNAIVVNGFGGMDEASLEGENYIAVLRDGIVEEKYISGSDFGFNTIKNSELKGGTPKENAKITLDILNGKKGAHRDIVIFNAALGLLASNFVRDIKEGVEIATESIDSGKAINKLNLLAKESNR; encoded by the coding sequence ATGGGGATTTTAAGAGAGTATCTACTAAAAATATCAGAAAAAAATGATTTAAGCTTTGAAGAAGCAAAAGAGGTTAGTAAGCACATATTAAGTGGTGATGTAACAGAGGCAGAAATTGGGGCGTTTCTTTTATCACTTAGAACAAAGGGAGAAATTGATAATGAAATCGCCGGAATGGCAAGTGGAATGAGGGAAGTTGGTACAAGGTTCAAAGGGGTTAATGGATTTATAATTGATAATTGTGGAACCGGTGGAGATAACCTTGGAACATTTAATATATCAACAACTGCATCTTTTGTTTTAGCAGGTGCAGGACTTAAGGTTGCAAAGCATGGAAATAGATCAATAAGTAGTAAAAGTGGAAGTAGTGATCTTTTAAGTGAGCTTGGTGTTAAAATAGATTTAGACGCTTCTAGAATTGAAAATATACTTGAAGAAGTTGGGATAGTATTTTTATTTGCACCTAAGATGCATCCTCTTATGAAAAATGTTATGCAAACAAGAGTGAATCTTCAGGTACCAACAGTTTTCAATTTACTTGGGCCACTTACAAACCCATTTGATTTAGATGGGCAGCTCCTTGGTATATATAGAAGGGAGCTTGTACCTAAAATAGCTAGTATTTTATCAATTTTAGGTAGAAAAAATGCAATAGTAGTTAATGGTTTTGGCGGAATGGATGAAGCATCACTTGAAGGAGAAAACTATATTGCGGTGCTGAGAGATGGAATTGTAGAAGAAAAATATATAAGTGGAAGTGATTTTGGATTTAATACTATTAAGAACTCTGAACTTAAAGGTGGTACACCTAAGGAAAATGCTAAAATCACATTAGACATATTAAATGGTAAAAAGGGAGCCCATAGAGATATTGTTATATTTAATGCGGCACTAGGCCTTCTTGCATCAAACTTCGTAAGGGATATTAAAGAAGGGGTTGAAATAGCAACAGAGTCTATAGATTCAGGAAAGGCAATAAATAAACTTAATTTACTTGCTAAGGAGAGTAATCGATAA
- a CDS encoding anthranilate synthase component II, whose product MILIIDNFDSFTYNVYQYIGNLYKDIKIYRNNEITIDEIKMLNPRGIIISPGPKTPKDAGISMDVIKEFYKTTPILGICLGHQAIGEVFGGEVIRAEKIMHGKTSNINHDGKGLFTGINKPLRVMRYHSLVISKDSTLDEFEVTAKSEDDDEIMGICHKKYPLHGVQFHPESIFTEDGMKIIENFINLIR is encoded by the coding sequence ATGATTTTAATAATAGATAACTTTGATTCATTTACTTACAATGTTTATCAATATATAGGTAATCTTTATAAGGATATAAAAATATATAGAAATAACGAAATAACAATAGATGAAATAAAAATGTTAAATCCAAGAGGAATAATAATATCTCCAGGGCCTAAAACTCCTAAGGATGCGGGAATTTCAATGGATGTTATTAAGGAATTTTATAAAACTACTCCTATACTTGGAATTTGTCTTGGACATCAAGCAATAGGAGAGGTTTTTGGGGGAGAAGTTATAAGAGCTGAAAAAATAATGCACGGAAAAACATCGAATATAAATCATGATGGTAAGGGGCTTTTTACTGGCATAAATAAGCCTTTAAGAGTTATGAGATATCACTCCTTAGTTATATCTAAAGATTCTACCCTAGATGAATTTGAGGTTACAGCAAAATCAGAAGATGATGATGAAATAATGGGAATATGTCATAAGAAATATCCACTTCATGGGGTACAGTTTCATCCAGAATCAATTTTCACTGAAGATGGTATGAAGATAATTGAGAACTTTATAAATCTTATAAGGTAG
- the trpE gene encoding anthranilate synthase component I, which translates to MNISKDEFNTLLKNKKNFIITNAINGDELTPIGVFQNLTSKNKALLESIGKDGNKSRYSIIAITPYKKVYGEKDIINIVDEKGSETLNIDPLEYLKIETNKDIKSDFPFLGGAIGYFGYDMKKNYENIADAKRDTLNVPDFYMMFYKNYIIFDHLMDTVYFAKTILADEDNPLYEEIEKEFSSLEKEITTNRDIKSIDQGEKIEFNSNMEKSQFEKMVTTAKEYIKNGDIFQVVLSQRFSGKFTSDEFSIYRKLRRANPSSYMFYIEYDEFKVLGSSPESLISVKDGIIKTNPIAGTRKRGNNDLEDEKIIEGLLNDEKEVAEHLMLVDLGRNDVGRVSEIGSVKVESMLNPQKYSRVIHLTAMVSGKIKKDIHPLEGFKSVFPAGTLSGAPKIRAMEIINELEEDKRGVYGGAVGYISFNGDIDFAIAIRTALLKDSIAYVQAGAGVVYDSIEENEYFETYNKALGVMEVMG; encoded by the coding sequence TTGAATATAAGTAAAGATGAGTTTAATACCTTACTAAAGAATAAGAAAAATTTTATTATAACTAATGCTATTAATGGAGATGAATTAACGCCTATTGGAGTTTTTCAGAACCTAACAAGTAAGAACAAAGCTCTACTTGAAAGTATAGGAAAAGATGGAAATAAGTCTAGATATTCTATTATAGCAATAACTCCATATAAAAAAGTTTATGGTGAGAAAGATATTATAAATATTGTAGATGAAAAAGGAAGCGAGACTTTAAATATAGATCCTTTAGAGTATTTAAAGATTGAAACAAATAAAGATATAAAAAGTGACTTTCCGTTTTTAGGAGGAGCTATAGGTTACTTTGGATATGATATGAAAAAGAACTATGAAAATATTGCAGATGCTAAGAGAGATACATTGAATGTTCCTGATTTTTATATGATGTTTTATAAAAACTATATAATATTTGACCATCTAATGGATACTGTTTATTTTGCAAAAACTATTTTAGCTGATGAAGATAATCCTTTATATGAGGAAATAGAGAAAGAATTTAGTAGTCTTGAAAAAGAAATTACAACAAATAGAGATATAAAGTCTATAGATCAAGGTGAAAAAATAGAATTTAATAGTAATATGGAAAAGTCACAATTTGAGAAAATGGTAACTACTGCAAAGGAATATATTAAAAATGGAGATATATTTCAGGTTGTACTTTCACAAAGATTTTCAGGTAAATTTACTTCGGATGAATTTTCTATATATAGAAAGTTAAGAAGGGCTAATCCTTCATCATATATGTTTTATATTGAATACGATGAATTTAAGGTTTTAGGATCTTCACCTGAAAGCTTAATTAGTGTGAAAGACGGAATTATAAAAACAAATCCCATAGCTGGAACTAGAAAAAGAGGAAATAATGACTTAGAAGATGAAAAAATTATCGAAGGGCTTTTAAATGATGAAAAAGAAGTTGCAGAACACTTAATGCTTGTTGACCTTGGAAGAAATGATGTAGGTAGGGTTAGTGAAATTGGAAGTGTTAAGGTAGAAAGTATGCTTAATCCTCAAAAGTACTCTAGAGTGATACATTTAACAGCTATGGTAAGTGGCAAGATAAAAAAAGATATTCATCCATTAGAAGGATTTAAGTCAGTATTCCCTGCAGGAACACTCTCTGGAGCACCAAAAATTCGTGCAATGGAAATTATTAATGAGCTGGAAGAAGATAAAAGAGGGGTATATGGTGGTGCAGTAGGCTATATTTCTTTCAATGGAGATATAGATTTTGCTATAGCAATCAGAACCGCTTTGTTAAAAGACAGTATTGCATATGTTCAAGCAGGCGCAGGTGTTGTTTATGACTCAATAGAAGAAAATGAATACTTTGAAACCTATAATAAGGCTCTTGGAGTTATGGAGGTAATGGGATGA
- a CDS encoding GIY-YIG nuclease family protein yields MNYTYILECNDKSLYTGWTNDLSKRLSMHLKGKASKYTRARLPVKIVYYEQFLDKKDAMKREYAIKKLTRKQKLKLINSFNN; encoded by the coding sequence ATGAATTATACATATATTTTAGAATGTAATGATAAAAGCCTTTACACAGGATGGACAAATGACCTTAGTAAAAGGCTTTCTATGCATCTAAAGGGAAAAGCATCTAAATATACAAGAGCAAGACTTCCTGTAAAAATAGTTTATTATGAACAGTTTCTTGATAAAAAAGACGCTATGAAAAGAGAATATGCAATAAAAAAGCTCACAAGAAAACAAAAACTTAAATTAATAAATTCATTTAATAATTAA
- the lpdA gene encoding dihydrolipoyl dehydrogenase: MQMDVVVIGGGPGGYVAGIKAAQLGAKTCIIEMDKVGGTCLNRGCIPTKALYRNAEILNILHEIDEFGISVPSYEVDINKVHDRKEKVVSTLVTGVEQLIKANGVELVSGKATIKDKNTIVVTLNDGETREITTKNIIIATGSEPSIPSIEGATLEGVLTSNEILELREIPKRLLVVGGGVIGMEFAGIFNSLGTEVTVLQSGDRILKFADSDLTKRLVASVKKKGVNMQLHTRIQKIEQGDGCLKVVAEGKKGEVTFEADKVLMSIGRTPLVKGIGLEEVGVEFDGRGIKVNDKFETNVEGIYAIGDVNGKSMLAHAASHQGITVAELIMGHSSDADHSLVPSCVFVFPELSTIGPSEDELKAEGKEYKASKFMFAANGKALSLGETEGLVKVLADMDDTIIGVHILGPHASDLIHEGVLAVSRKLKVKDIADTIHAHPTLSESFVEAVLGINNEAIHMVPKKK, translated from the coding sequence ATGCAAATGGATGTTGTTGTTATTGGTGGAGGCCCAGGTGGATATGTAGCTGGTATTAAGGCTGCACAACTTGGCGCTAAAACTTGTATAATTGAAATGGATAAGGTTGGAGGTACATGTCTTAATAGAGGATGTATACCAACAAAGGCTTTATATAGAAATGCAGAAATACTAAACATACTTCATGAAATTGACGAGTTTGGTATTAGCGTTCCTTCATATGAAGTTGACATAAATAAAGTTCATGATAGAAAAGAAAAGGTAGTTAGTACATTAGTTACAGGAGTTGAACAACTTATTAAGGCTAATGGAGTTGAACTAGTATCAGGAAAAGCTACAATTAAGGATAAAAACACAATTGTGGTTACTCTAAACGATGGTGAAACTAGAGAAATAACTACTAAGAATATTATTATAGCTACTGGTTCTGAGCCATCAATTCCTTCAATTGAAGGAGCAACTCTAGAAGGAGTTCTTACAAGTAACGAAATACTTGAGCTTCGTGAAATTCCAAAGAGACTTCTAGTTGTTGGTGGTGGAGTTATCGGAATGGAGTTTGCTGGTATATTCAATTCACTAGGAACTGAAGTAACTGTACTTCAAAGTGGTGACAGAATTCTTAAGTTTGCTGACTCAGATCTTACAAAGAGACTTGTTGCATCAGTAAAGAAGAAGGGTGTAAACATGCAACTTCATACAAGAATTCAAAAAATTGAACAAGGAGATGGATGCTTAAAGGTAGTTGCTGAAGGTAAAAAAGGCGAAGTTACTTTTGAAGCAGACAAGGTACTTATGTCAATTGGTAGAACACCACTTGTTAAAGGTATAGGACTTGAAGAAGTTGGTGTAGAATTCGACGGAAGAGGAATCAAAGTTAACGATAAGTTTGAAACTAACGTTGAAGGAATCTACGCTATAGGTGATGTTAACGGAAAGAGCATGCTTGCTCACGCTGCATCACATCAAGGAATTACTGTTGCTGAATTAATTATGGGTCACTCAAGTGATGCGGACCATAGCTTAGTTCCAAGCTGTGTATTCGTATTCCCAGAACTTTCAACAATAGGACCTTCAGAGGATGAACTTAAGGCTGAAGGTAAAGAATACAAGGCATCTAAGTTTATGTTTGCCGCTAATGGTAAAGCATTATCTCTTGGAGAAACTGAAGGTCTTGTAAAGGTACTAGCTGACATGGATGACACTATAATTGGGGTTCACATTCTAGGTCCTCATGCATCAGATCTTATCCATGAAGGAGTTTTAGCTGTATCAAGAAAGCTAAAGGTTAAGGATATTGCGGATACAATTCACGCACATCCAACTCTTTCAGAAAGCTTTGTTGAAGCTGTTTTAGGAATCAACAACGAAGCTATTCATATGGTACCAAAAAAGAAGTAA
- the gcvPB gene encoding aminomethyl-transferring glycine dehydrogenase subunit GcvPB has protein sequence MNQYNSLIFEVSKPGRVGYTLPKCDVEEKEVKSILPEGLLRTEDAKLPEVAENEVVRHFTNLSNKNFGLDTGFYPLGSCTMKYNPKINEDIANLPGFKNVHPYQSEETVQGALELMYDLSDRLAELTGMDSVTLQPAAGAHGEMLGLMIMKAYHRENGQENRNKIIVPDSAHGTNPASAAVAGFEIVEIKSNSDGSVNIDALKEALDENVAGLMLTNPSTLGLFETNIKEIATLVHEAGGLLYYDGANMNAIMGITRPGDMGFDIIHLNLHKTFSTPHGGGGPGAGPVGVKARLEKYLPTPVVTKSGDSYKLDYDRPSSLGKIKNFYGNFGISVRAYTYVLTMGAEGLKYASETAVLNANYMKETLKKHYSLPMDQLCKHEFVLAGIGGLSEVSTLDIAKRLLDYGYHPPTIYFPLIVHEAMMIEPTETESKETLDKFMDALISIAKEAKENPELVKTAPHTTEVKRLDEVKAALKPVLKWSAQ, from the coding sequence ATGAATCAATATAACAGTTTAATATTTGAAGTTTCAAAGCCAGGTAGAGTAGGATATACGCTTCCTAAATGTGATGTTGAAGAAAAAGAAGTAAAGAGTATTCTTCCAGAAGGTCTTCTAAGAACTGAGGATGCAAAGCTTCCAGAAGTTGCAGAAAACGAAGTTGTAAGACACTTTACAAATCTTTCAAATAAGAACTTTGGTCTTGATACAGGATTTTATCCACTAGGATCATGTACAATGAAGTACAATCCTAAGATAAACGAAGATATCGCTAATCTTCCAGGATTTAAGAATGTTCACCCATACCAAAGTGAAGAAACAGTGCAAGGTGCACTTGAGCTAATGTATGATTTATCAGACAGACTAGCTGAACTTACAGGAATGGATAGCGTAACGCTTCAACCAGCTGCAGGAGCTCACGGTGAAATGTTAGGTCTTATGATAATGAAGGCTTACCATAGAGAAAACGGACAAGAAAATAGAAATAAGATAATTGTTCCTGATTCAGCACATGGTACTAACCCAGCTTCAGCTGCAGTTGCTGGATTTGAAATAGTAGAAATTAAGTCAAATAGTGACGGTTCAGTTAACATTGATGCACTAAAGGAAGCTTTAGATGAAAATGTTGCAGGACTAATGCTTACTAACCCAAGCACACTTGGACTATTTGAAACAAACATAAAGGAAATTGCAACTCTTGTTCATGAAGCAGGCGGACTTCTATACTATGATGGAGCAAACATGAATGCTATCATGGGTATAACAAGACCAGGGGATATGGGATTTGATATAATCCACTTAAATCTTCATAAGACATTCTCAACACCTCATGGTGGTGGAGGTCCAGGAGCAGGTCCTGTTGGAGTTAAGGCAAGACTTGAAAAGTATCTTCCAACTCCAGTAGTTACTAAGAGTGGAGATAGCTACAAGCTTGACTACGATAGACCAAGCTCACTTGGAAAGATTAAGAACTTCTATGGTAACTTCGGAATCTCAGTTAGAGCATATACTTATGTTCTTACAATGGGAGCAGAAGGCCTTAAGTATGCTAGTGAAACTGCAGTACTTAACGCTAACTACATGAAGGAAACTCTAAAGAAGCATTACTCACTTCCAATGGACCAATTATGTAAGCACGAATTCGTACTTGCAGGAATAGGTGGATTATCAGAAGTTTCAACTCTTGATATAGCTAAGAGACTTCTTGACTACGGATACCATCCACCAACAATTTACTTCCCACTAATAGTACATGAAGCAATGATGATTGAGCCAACAGAAACTGAAAGCAAGGAAACTCTTGACAAGTTTATGGACGCTTTAATTAGCATAGCTAAGGAAGCTAAGGAAAATCCAGAACTAGTTAAAACAGCGCCTCATACTACAGAAGTAAAGAGACTAGACGAAGTTAAGGCTGCTCTAAAACCTGTTCTTAAGTGGAGTGCTCAATAA